One Watersipora subatra chromosome 4, tzWatSuba1.1, whole genome shotgun sequence genomic window carries:
- the LOC137393605 gene encoding uncharacterized protein, whose translation MKDEEMFRSSKSSPHLVHRVSEDGVSNGLTPLDAHQFNSEKALKKEERKRTISVNSVTQTANGSVVKLPRLHIPGETGELAGLSSELGSADSPDEHQPELQAIAPDKLKKVYAQIKAKKIKYKLIFATTVITTLIMAYASTLFPWFIPYYHTVAFPFLYLIRVIMYTKSHWQLYCLDFCYVANVVLLVFCWALPRYEALFGVVFGVIVGPVAIAVLVFRNSIVFHDYDRMTSAYIHLIPNLAVYLLKWYPEDTSKFWYFHPNHTFADISMYESTNSTMAAYVPNVDPSWFWIVAIPLCWYIIHTILYMVIENLCFKDPKYLTSYRWLSSNKKSAIYHILTLGGRITKQKKVKLSWLLFNLLYGMISILVARLCYEYQIAHTVYIILLYAIAIYNGASFYIDVFAKRGLGVTNE comes from the exons AGTTAGTGAAGACGGGGTAAGCAATGGACTCACACCACTTGATGCTCATCAATTTAATAGCGAGAAAGCTTTGAAGAAAGAGGAAAGAAAAAGGACTATAAGTGTTAACAGCGTTACACAGACAGCAAATGGCAGCGTCGTGAAATTACCAAGACTTCACATTCCTGGTGAGACTGGAGAACTCGCTGGTCTGTCATCGGAGTTGGGCAGTGCCGATAGTCCCGATGAACACCAGCCGGAGCTACAGGCTATAGCACCTGACAAGTTAAAAAAGGTCTACGCTCAG ATAAAGGCGAAGAAGATCAAATACAAGTTGATATTTGCCACGACTGTCATAACAACACTCATTATGGCCTATGCGTCTACTCTGTTCCCATGGTTCATCCCGTACTACCACACCGTTGCCTTCCCTTTTCTCTACCTTATCAGGGTCATTATGTACAC GAAAAGTCACTGGCAACTCTACTGTTTAGACTTCTGCTACGTAGCCAATGTCGTACTTCTTGTGTTCTGCTG GGCGCTTCCAAGATATGAAGCTTTGTTTGGTGTGGTGTTCGGAGTCATCGTTGGTCCTGTGGCTATAGCAGTGCTCGTCTTTCGTAACTCTATTGTCTTCCACGATTATGACAGAATGACATCAGCTTACATACATCTTATACCAAATCTCGCAGTATACCT GCTCAAGTGGTACCCAGAGGATACATCCAAGTTCTGGTACTTCCATCCCAATCACACGTTTGCAGACATATCTATGTACGAGAGTACAAATAGCACAATGGCTGCCTACGTGCCAAATGTCGATCCAAGCTGGTTTTGGATCGTGGCTATTCCCCTTTGTTGGTATATAATACACACT ATTTTATACATGGTCATAGAAAACCTTTGCTTTAAGGACCCCAAATATTTAACCAGCTACAGATGGCTGAGCAGTAATAAGAAATCAGCAATATACCATATACTAACTCTGGGTGGTCGCATCACCAA GCAGAAAAAGGTGAAGCTATCCTGGCTCTTGTTCAATTTACTCTATGGAATGATCAGCATACTGGTAGCAAGACTATGCTATGAGTACCAGATAGCCCACACTGTATACATAATATTACTCTATGCCATTGCCATATACAATGGTGCCAGCTTTTATATCGATGTCTTCGCCAAGCGAGGTTTGGGTGTCACCAATGAGTAA